The proteins below come from a single Methyloprofundus sedimenti genomic window:
- the tyrS gene encoding tyrosine--tRNA ligase produces MQEDVLAQLKRGTDEILVEAELIKKLNEGRSLRIKAGFDPTAPDLHLGHTVLINKLKQFQDLGHEVLFLIGDFTGMIGDPTGKNVTRKPLTRDDVIENAKTYEQQIFKILDPEKTLVMFNSSWMNAMSSADLIQLAAKNTVARMLERDDFSKRYKGGQPIAIHEFLYPLIQGYDSVAMRADVELGGTDQKFNLLVGRQLQEAYGQKPQVVMTMPILEGLDGVQKMSKSLNNYIGIADTADDMFGKIMSISDELMWRYFELLSFRPMQEIAEWNKECQQGANPRNYKVQLAQEIIARFHDQASAVKALENFEAQFKRGAIPDDIPDIELTASAEGYAIALLLKDAGLTSSTSESNRMVKQGAVKIDGEKLVDGKLLIHAGTEHIYQVGKRKFAKVKIKC; encoded by the coding sequence TTGCAAGAAGATGTGCTGGCGCAACTAAAGCGTGGAACAGATGAGATTCTGGTTGAAGCAGAGTTAATAAAAAAACTGAATGAAGGGCGTTCATTACGTATTAAAGCAGGATTCGACCCCACCGCACCAGATTTACACTTAGGTCATACCGTTTTAATTAACAAGTTAAAGCAATTTCAGGATTTAGGACACGAGGTTTTATTTTTGATTGGTGATTTTACCGGAATGATAGGTGATCCTACTGGGAAAAATGTAACAAGAAAGCCATTGACCCGGGATGATGTGATTGAAAATGCGAAAACGTATGAACAACAAATTTTCAAGATCCTGGACCCAGAAAAGACTTTGGTCATGTTTAATTCTAGCTGGATGAATGCAATGAGTTCGGCGGATTTAATTCAGTTGGCTGCTAAAAATACTGTAGCAAGAATGTTGGAGAGAGATGATTTTAGCAAACGCTATAAAGGCGGTCAGCCAATTGCAATTCATGAGTTTTTGTACCCTTTGATTCAGGGATATGATTCAGTGGCGATGAGGGCGGATGTTGAGTTAGGCGGCACAGATCAAAAATTTAATTTACTGGTAGGTAGGCAATTACAGGAAGCTTATGGTCAAAAGCCGCAGGTAGTAATGACTATGCCAATATTGGAAGGTCTGGATGGCGTGCAGAAAATGTCTAAATCTCTAAATAATTATATAGGCATAGCGGATACGGCTGATGATATGTTTGGCAAGATAATGTCTATTTCGGATGAGTTGATGTGGCGCTATTTTGAGTTGCTAAGTTTTAGGCCTATGCAAGAAATTGCGGAGTGGAATAAGGAGTGTCAGCAAGGAGCAAACCCTCGTAACTATAAAGTACAGTTGGCGCAAGAAATTATCGCCAGATTTCATGATCAGGCATCAGCGGTAAAAGCGCTGGAAAATTTTGAGGCACAATTCAAACGTGGTGCAATACCGGATGATATACCTGACATAGAATTAACTGCTAGTGCAGAAGGGTATGCCATCGCCTTATTATTAAAAGATGCGGGATTAACATCAAGTACTTCTGAGTCAAACAGAATGGTAAAGCAGGGCGCGGTTAAAATAGATGGAGAAAAATTAGTGGATGGAAAGCTGCTTATTCATGCAGGTACAGAGCATATTTATCAAGTCGGTAAAAGAAAGTTTGCCAAAGTAAAAATAAAGTGTTGA
- a CDS encoding M23 family metallopeptidase has product MRYRNDLSQPTNPPQNENNNRPKHLFIAIACAFLIIISYVFFSKKSVQPDPANIALTIPDIAAKIELTEKNDSLTTKIDKSGADLIVSDSADAPIHSMQSLSTIWQEYKVKPGESLSVIFSENELDKADLHKIVHANNISSQFATIQAGKSLLIGHDLSGKFSHLVYKKSPYEELKATRLKDGNFKVELIEKELDRRINGASGIIHSSLFLDGQNAGLSNNVIMQIANIFAWDIDFALNLREGDSFSVIYEKLYIDNKFIGPGKILAAEFINQGKSITAVRYKNPEGKVSYYTASGDSMRKAFLRTPIEFARISSHFNLKRKHPILNRIRAHKGVDYAARTGTPIKSAGDGKITFRGRKGGYGRAIVVQHGKKYSTLYAHMSKFRKGLQIGSHVKQGQVIGYVGKSGLASGPHLHYEFRVNGVHRNPLTVTLPNANPIQAKYKADFLEKSKILVEQLKQLSHTNLATARDSAG; this is encoded by the coding sequence ATGCGCTATCGAAATGACTTGTCCCAACCTACTAACCCACCCCAAAATGAAAATAACAATCGACCAAAACACCTATTTATAGCTATTGCCTGTGCATTTCTAATCATTATTAGCTATGTTTTCTTTTCAAAAAAATCTGTACAGCCAGATCCTGCAAATATCGCCTTGACCATCCCAGATATTGCAGCAAAAATTGAACTAACAGAAAAAAACGACAGCTTAACCACCAAAATAGATAAATCAGGAGCTGATCTTATTGTTTCTGATTCTGCAGATGCTCCTATACATAGCATGCAAAGCCTATCAACTATTTGGCAAGAATATAAAGTTAAACCAGGAGAAAGCCTGTCTGTAATCTTTTCTGAAAATGAACTTGATAAAGCAGACTTACATAAAATAGTTCATGCTAATAATATAAGCTCTCAGTTTGCGACCATTCAAGCAGGAAAATCTTTATTGATAGGTCATGATCTCTCGGGAAAATTCAGTCACCTGGTCTACAAAAAAAGCCCTTACGAAGAGCTTAAAGCAACCAGACTTAAGGACGGTAATTTTAAGGTAGAGTTGATTGAAAAAGAATTAGACCGACGCATTAACGGTGCATCAGGCATTATTCATTCATCACTTTTTCTTGATGGGCAAAATGCGGGCTTATCAAACAATGTGATCATGCAAATTGCGAATATTTTTGCCTGGGATATAGACTTTGCACTTAACCTGCGTGAAGGCGATAGTTTTTCAGTTATCTATGAAAAACTTTACATAGACAACAAGTTTATTGGACCAGGAAAAATTTTAGCTGCTGAATTTATCAATCAAGGCAAATCCATTACAGCAGTTCGCTATAAAAATCCTGAAGGCAAAGTCAGCTACTATACTGCGAGCGGTGACAGTATGCGCAAAGCCTTTCTACGTACTCCTATTGAATTTGCACGCATTAGCTCTCACTTTAATTTAAAACGTAAGCACCCTATACTAAATCGTATCCGTGCCCATAAAGGCGTCGATTATGCAGCGCGTACGGGCACACCAATTAAATCAGCTGGTGACGGTAAAATTACTTTCCGTGGGCGTAAAGGTGGCTATGGCAGAGCCATTGTCGTTCAGCATGGCAAAAAATACAGCACCCTCTACGCACATATGTCTAAATTTAGAAAAGGCCTGCAGATAGGATCTCATGTTAAACAAGGTCAGGTGATAGGCTATGTTGGAAAATCAGGCCTTGCCTCAGGCCCGCATTTGCATTATGAATTTCGAGTAAACGGCGTACATAGGAATCCACTTACAGTTACTCTGCCTAATGCCAACCCTATTCAGGCGAAATATAAAGCTGACTTTTTAGAAAAATCAAAAATTCTTGTTGAGCAATTAAAGCAACTTAGCCACACTAACCTCGCAACTGCGAGGGATTCAGCCGGATGA
- a CDS encoding anhydro-N-acetylmuramic acid kinase, whose amino-acid sequence MTKEYYIGLMSGTSVDGIDAGLYDLSGKRPQVIDFYYQPFSRQVKQKIHTLCNNHQSVSLLNYGELDNQLGLLYAEACLKLLHQAKVNANEVTAIGNHGQTIFHSPNSKFPFTLQIGDANIISQKTGITTITDFRRRDIAAGGQGAPLVPTFHQAMFQTDKENRVIVNIGGIANLTILPKNTQGTILGFDTGPGNTLMDYWILEHQNSYYDNNGEWAATGNIQPELLKQLKKDAYFSSLPPKSTGTDYFSSTWLTKILNNQATSYCPEDVQRTLCQLTAETIAEAIQKFAPETEQIFVCGGGTYNKSLRMALDKLLNYPIASTETQGVPPDQVEAMAFSWLAKRTLEGLTGNLPETTGAKQAVILGGIYQA is encoded by the coding sequence ATGACAAAAGAATATTATATTGGTCTGATGTCTGGAACCAGCGTCGATGGTATCGATGCTGGCCTGTATGACTTATCCGGCAAACGACCCCAAGTCATTGATTTTTATTACCAGCCTTTCAGCAGACAAGTAAAACAAAAAATTCATACGCTTTGCAATAATCACCAGTCAGTCTCCTTGCTTAATTACGGAGAACTAGATAACCAACTAGGACTATTATATGCAGAAGCCTGTCTTAAGTTACTGCATCAAGCCAAGGTGAATGCAAATGAAGTAACAGCGATAGGCAATCACGGCCAAACTATTTTCCATTCGCCTAATTCAAAATTTCCTTTCACCTTACAAATTGGTGATGCCAATATTATCAGCCAGAAAACGGGAATCACTACTATTACTGATTTTCGCCGCCGAGATATTGCTGCTGGCGGACAAGGAGCACCTTTAGTTCCGACATTTCATCAGGCAATGTTTCAAACTGATAAAGAAAATAGAGTGATAGTTAATATCGGGGGTATTGCCAACCTGACGATCCTGCCTAAAAATACCCAAGGCACTATACTCGGGTTTGACACAGGACCAGGAAATACATTGATGGATTACTGGATTTTAGAACATCAGAACAGCTATTATGATAATAATGGTGAGTGGGCTGCAACTGGAAATATACAACCTGAACTGCTTAAGCAGCTGAAAAAGGATGCTTACTTCTCATCACTCCCTCCCAAAAGCACAGGAACAGACTACTTTTCATCTACCTGGCTAACAAAGATACTTAACAATCAAGCAACTTCATACTGTCCAGAAGACGTACAGCGCACCTTATGTCAATTGACTGCTGAAACAATCGCGGAGGCGATACAAAAATTTGCACCGGAAACTGAGCAGATATTTGTTTGTGGCGGCGGCACATACAATAAGTCTCTTCGTATGGCATTGGATAAATTACTCAACTATCCCATTGCATCTACAGAAACACAGGGCGTCCCCCCTGATCAAGTTGAGGCCATGGCATTTTCATGGCTTGCGAAACGCACATTGGAAGGGTTAACAGGAAATTTGCCAGAAACAACCGGAGCAAAACAAGCTGTTATTTTAGGCGGAATATATCAGGCTTGA
- the erpA gene encoding iron-sulfur cluster insertion protein ErpA → MADPIIFSDSAAKKVGSLIAEEGNENLKLRVYISGGGCSGFQYGFTFDEDVAEDDTQVQNDGVTVLVDAMSIQYLNGAEIDYKEDLSGAQFVIRNPNASTTCGCGSSFSV, encoded by the coding sequence ATGGCAGATCCAATTATTTTTTCTGATAGTGCGGCGAAAAAAGTAGGTAGTTTAATTGCTGAAGAGGGCAATGAAAACCTGAAATTACGTGTGTATATTTCAGGAGGTGGTTGTTCCGGGTTTCAGTATGGCTTTACTTTTGATGAAGATGTAGCTGAAGATGATACGCAAGTACAAAATGACGGTGTTACTGTTTTAGTCGATGCTATGAGTATTCAGTATCTGAATGGTGCGGAAATAGATTATAAAGAAGATTTATCCGGTGCACAGTTTGTCATTCGTAATCCGAATGCATCTACAACTTGTGGTTGCGGGTCTTCATTTTCAGTCTAA
- the argC gene encoding N-acetyl-gamma-glutamyl-phosphate reductase has protein sequence MIRVGIVGGTGYTGVELLRILALHDEVEVAVVTSRSDDGMRVDALYPNLRGNIDVCFTRPDVDTLASCDVVFFATPNGIAMLMAEQLLARNVKVIDLSADFRIKDAVDWGKWYGMEHASPDLIADAVYGLPEINRSQIANANLIACPGCYPTAVQLGFLPLIEQGLIDSRHLIADVKSGVSGAGRKASVATLMSETGESFKAYASSGHRHLPEIVQGLSMAAGKQVGLTFVPHLVPMIRGIHATLYAPLETDVTAQLQALYEQRYANELFVDVLPAGVHPDTRNVRGSNNCQIAVVVPQGGDTVVVLSVIDNLVKGAAGQAVQNMNLMFAFNEKQGLQTMALYP, from the coding sequence ATGATTCGCGTGGGTATTGTTGGGGGAACAGGTTATACAGGAGTAGAGTTATTACGTATTTTGGCTTTGCATGATGAGGTTGAGGTGGCAGTGGTTACCTCCCGTTCAGATGATGGAATGCGGGTGGATGCTTTGTATCCGAATTTGCGTGGCAATATAGATGTTTGCTTTACCAGGCCGGATGTAGACACTTTAGCAAGCTGTGATGTCGTGTTTTTTGCGACACCTAACGGCATTGCCATGCTAATGGCTGAGCAACTGTTGGCGCGTAATGTAAAGGTAATAGATTTATCCGCTGATTTCAGAATTAAAGATGCGGTAGATTGGGGAAAGTGGTATGGCATGGAGCATGCTTCTCCTGATTTGATTGCTGATGCAGTTTATGGTTTGCCTGAAATAAATCGCTCACAAATTGCCAATGCAAACTTGATTGCTTGCCCTGGTTGTTATCCCACAGCTGTGCAGTTGGGTTTTCTGCCGTTAATTGAACAAGGGTTGATAGATAGTAGGCATTTAATTGCTGATGTAAAATCGGGTGTCAGTGGTGCGGGGCGTAAAGCCAGTGTTGCTACTTTAATGAGTGAGACAGGTGAGAGCTTTAAAGCGTATGCCTCATCGGGACATCGGCATTTACCTGAGATTGTTCAGGGTTTATCTATGGCAGCAGGAAAACAAGTAGGCTTAACTTTTGTGCCGCATCTAGTGCCTATGATTCGGGGTATTCATGCAACGCTATATGCTCCGTTAGAAACTGATGTTACTGCGCAGTTGCAGGCTTTGTATGAGCAACGCTATGCAAATGAATTGTTTGTTGACGTCTTGCCTGCAGGCGTTCATCCCGATACGCGTAATGTAAGAGGCAGTAATAACTGTCAGATTGCTGTAGTTGTGCCACAAGGCGGGGATACAGTAGTCGTGTTATCGGTGATTGATAATTTGGTGAAAGGAGCGGCAGGGCAGGCAGTACAGAATATGAACTTGATGTTTGCTTTTAATGAAAAGCAAGGTTTACAAACGATGGCCTTATATCCATAA
- a CDS encoding nitroreductase family protein, producing the protein MQTIEAIQTRRAVKHFDASQRFSDEQINELFSLAMLSPTAFNIQNWRFVNISDPELRKQIRAAAWDQSQVTDASLFIVICADLKSWEKHPERYWANADHAVQDFILPLIDQYYRGKDQVQRDEAMRSSGIAAQTLMLAAKTMGYDSCPMDGFDFEQVAQLINLPEDHVIALCLAIGKSIQAANPRGGQLDSDEVIINNRFV; encoded by the coding sequence ATGCAAACTATAGAAGCAATACAAACACGCAGAGCCGTTAAGCATTTTGACGCAAGTCAACGGTTTAGCGATGAGCAGATAAACGAGCTGTTTTCATTGGCGATGCTGTCACCGACGGCATTTAATATACAAAACTGGCGTTTTGTTAATATTAGCGATCCTGAATTAAGAAAACAAATCAGAGCGGCTGCATGGGATCAGAGTCAAGTAACCGATGCTTCATTATTTATTGTGATCTGTGCTGATTTAAAATCATGGGAAAAGCATCCAGAGCGTTATTGGGCCAATGCCGATCACGCTGTACAGGACTTTATATTGCCATTAATTGACCAATACTATCGTGGCAAAGATCAGGTGCAAAGAGATGAAGCCATGCGCTCAAGTGGTATCGCAGCACAAACATTGATGTTAGCGGCAAAAACCATGGGCTATGATTCTTGTCCTATGGATGGTTTTGATTTTGAGCAAGTCGCACAGTTAATTAACTTACCTGAAGACCATGTCATTGCCTTGTGTTTAGCGATAGGTAAGAGTATCCAGGCGGCGAATCCGCGAGGTGGTCAATTGGACAGTGATGAAGTGATTATTAATAACCGGTTTGTGTAA
- a CDS encoding NGG1p interacting factor NIF3, translated as MYKLCFFVPESHVEEVKNALFKQGAGKIGDYDCCAWQVLGSGQFRPLSGSRPFIGETEKITRLNEYKVEMVCDDRLIKQVVKTLLQTHPYQQPAYEITKILSTNELD; from the coding sequence ATGTATAAGCTGTGTTTTTTCGTACCAGAAAGTCATGTTGAGGAAGTCAAGAATGCCTTATTTAAGCAGGGCGCGGGAAAAATAGGCGACTATGATTGTTGTGCCTGGCAGGTTTTAGGCAGCGGACAATTTAGGCCACTGTCAGGTAGCCGGCCTTTTATCGGTGAAACTGAAAAAATCACCAGGCTGAATGAATATAAAGTGGAAATGGTTTGTGATGATCGACTGATTAAACAAGTGGTAAAAACACTATTGCAAACTCATCCCTACCAGCAACCTGCTTATGAAATAACTAAAATCCTGTCGACTAATGAGCTTGACTGA
- a CDS encoding hydrolase — protein sequence MLIQSTFKPAWWLNNAHLQTLYPALFRKLPNSLLKRERLITADDDFIDIDFCGEGDQPLVILLHGLTGSSQSIYIKGLQQALLAQGLRSAALNFRGCSGEYNHSSRCYHSGETGDIDFLYRTLRAREPDLPMAAVGFSLGGNVLLKWLGEQGSGVQLFAATAVSVPLVLSACASKLDSGFSKLYRASLLRELKEYVHLKQQHLESLGKTEEAKILRQVGDLDKITSFWQYDDRVIAKLYDFANVEDYYQRSSSRQFLQSIRIPTLLIQAQDDPFMTPAVIPDITELSSCVFLETTPAGGHVGFISGHNPFRPEYWLEQRIPEFLLEQLSHV from the coding sequence ATGTTAATTCAGTCTACTTTTAAACCTGCGTGGTGGTTAAATAATGCGCATTTACAAACCTTGTATCCGGCTTTATTTCGCAAACTACCGAACTCGCTATTAAAGCGCGAAAGATTAATTACTGCAGATGATGATTTTATCGATATTGATTTCTGTGGAGAAGGTGATCAGCCCCTGGTTATTTTGTTGCACGGTCTGACAGGTAGTTCGCAATCGATCTATATAAAAGGTTTGCAGCAGGCGTTGCTGGCACAAGGCTTACGTAGTGCCGCATTGAATTTTAGAGGGTGTAGTGGTGAATATAACCATTCATCCCGTTGTTATCATTCTGGCGAAACAGGGGATATAGATTTTCTGTATCGCACCCTGCGCGCACGTGAACCAGATTTGCCGATGGCTGCAGTAGGCTTTTCATTAGGCGGCAATGTATTATTGAAATGGTTAGGCGAGCAGGGCAGCGGTGTGCAGTTATTTGCCGCAACGGCAGTTTCTGTTCCTCTGGTTTTAAGTGCTTGCGCAAGCAAACTGGACAGCGGATTCTCTAAACTATATCGAGCCAGCTTATTGCGTGAATTAAAAGAATATGTACATTTAAAGCAGCAACACCTGGAGTCTTTAGGCAAAACCGAAGAAGCGAAGATACTGAGACAAGTTGGCGATTTAGACAAGATTACCTCTTTTTGGCAATATGATGATCGCGTGATTGCAAAGCTCTATGATTTCGCCAATGTTGAAGATTATTATCAACGCTCCAGTTCACGTCAATTTTTACAATCGATTAGAATACCTACTTTATTAATTCAGGCTCAAGATGACCCATTTATGACTCCGGCGGTGATTCCTGACATAACCGAACTATCCTCTTGTGTATTTCTGGAAACAACACCAGCAGGCGGACATGTCGGGTTTATTTCCGGACATAATCCATTTCGCCCGGAGTATTGGTTAGAGCAACGTATCCCCGAATTTTTACTGGAGCAATTAAGCCATGTATAA
- a CDS encoding c-type cytochrome, whose amino-acid sequence MKKTLIACIILLGGTSMASVADSIKPKTLVTIADAKTSPAITLDLGKPGDTIGDQWLFDQPLLDVDRNKIGNNSGVCIRTKVGNSSQCQWTLTLINGTIQVAGREFDQGSSAIGIVGGTGEYQHISGELISFKNSDGTYTQTLTYTLANDINSKQPTDAKSLITHVCENGHYSCAECHSETGNPPITDKYDKQSPSLAGQNYQYLLTQLNHFKSGNRYTKEMANTLQDYNADEINQIAFYFSQQTQTTALPFDPSIDTLKHSITEDKLWADKGRVLYQQGDKARGIMACQSCHGLSGEGDSQQTIPKLRAQHARYVRMTLHAYKTGRRTTDKTLDNVMRKSVKNLNDDDIKYLSAYIQSMAVAP is encoded by the coding sequence ATGAAAAAGACGCTAATAGCTTGCATCATTTTGCTCGGTGGCACTTCAATGGCCAGCGTTGCTGACAGTATCAAACCAAAAACCCTGGTAACTATTGCTGATGCAAAAACATCACCGGCAATTACACTGGATTTAGGAAAACCTGGTGATACGATTGGGGATCAATGGTTGTTTGACCAACCCTTGCTGGATGTAGACCGAAACAAGATTGGCAATAACAGCGGTGTTTGCATTCGCACCAAGGTGGGCAACAGTTCTCAATGTCAATGGACCCTGACGTTGATAAACGGCACCATTCAAGTAGCAGGCCGGGAGTTTGATCAGGGGAGTTCTGCTATTGGCATTGTTGGCGGAACAGGTGAATATCAGCATATCTCAGGTGAATTGATATCGTTCAAAAACAGTGATGGTACCTACACACAAACCCTTACCTATACTCTGGCAAATGACATCAACTCAAAACAGCCAACTGATGCCAAATCATTAATCACCCATGTTTGTGAAAATGGCCACTATTCCTGCGCTGAATGCCATAGCGAAACGGGCAACCCTCCGATAACCGACAAATACGACAAACAATCCCCCTCACTTGCAGGACAAAATTATCAGTATTTGCTCACCCAGCTCAATCATTTTAAATCCGGCAATCGATACACCAAAGAAATGGCAAACACTTTACAAGATTACAACGCCGATGAAATTAATCAGATAGCATTCTATTTTTCGCAGCAAACTCAAACAACAGCCCTCCCTTTCGATCCCTCGATAGATACCTTAAAACACAGTATTACCGAAGACAAGTTATGGGCAGACAAAGGCCGCGTATTGTATCAACAAGGTGATAAAGCGAGAGGTATTATGGCCTGTCAATCTTGCCATGGCCTATCCGGAGAAGGCGACAGTCAACAGACAATCCCCAAACTGAGGGCACAGCATGCCCGTTATGTTCGAATGACCTTACATGCCTATAAAACAGGGAGGCGAACAACTGACAAAACACTTGATAATGTCATGAGAAAATCGGTTAAAAACCTAAACGATGACGACATCAAATATTTGAGCGCTTATATTCAATCCATGGCTGTTGCGCCATGA
- a CDS encoding ornithine cyclodeaminase family protein, whose amino-acid sequence MATHQASTKASHQVGFTYLSQEDLLDAGCFDLRMAIEVAEKAMLAFEDHRIMFPEKVVQIFDPVSQDRINCLPATLLDEKICGAKWVSVFPRNPKRFDVQNLSAIFILSEIEKGFPVAIMEGTLASNMRVAAIGAIAAKHLARKDSHSIGFIGAGEQAKMHLLAMKVVRPGIKECRVAAKTALEEEQFIDELSPILPDIDFIRVNTVARDAMLGADILVTATSAQAPLLKAEWMKPGAFYSHIGGWEDEYDVALQCDKIVCDDWDTVTHRTQTLSRMYKEGLLSHSDIHADLHELVSKQKPGRESDEERTYFNAVGLAYVDISLAQAMFKRAESAHIGLKLDLQETMLFEHHNIISKIRL is encoded by the coding sequence ATGGCAACTCACCAGGCGAGCACAAAAGCATCACATCAAGTTGGCTTTACCTATCTTTCTCAGGAAGATTTACTGGACGCAGGCTGTTTCGATTTGCGTATGGCAATTGAAGTTGCCGAAAAAGCCATGCTCGCCTTTGAAGATCATCGCATCATGTTTCCCGAAAAAGTTGTGCAGATTTTTGATCCCGTCAGCCAGGACCGTATCAATTGCCTGCCAGCGACTTTGCTAGATGAAAAAATCTGTGGTGCTAAATGGGTCTCGGTTTTTCCACGTAATCCAAAGCGTTTCGACGTACAAAACTTATCCGCTATATTTATTTTATCGGAAATCGAAAAGGGGTTTCCTGTCGCCATTATGGAGGGCACGCTGGCTTCGAATATGCGTGTCGCAGCTATAGGTGCTATTGCCGCTAAACACTTAGCGCGTAAAGACAGTCATAGTATTGGTTTTATCGGCGCTGGTGAACAAGCCAAAATGCACTTATTAGCGATGAAAGTAGTGCGCCCTGGCATAAAAGAATGCCGGGTAGCCGCCAAAACTGCATTAGAAGAAGAGCAGTTTATTGATGAATTATCGCCTATTTTGCCTGATATAGACTTTATTAGAGTCAATACAGTCGCCCGGGATGCTATGTTAGGTGCAGACATTCTAGTCACTGCAACCAGTGCCCAGGCCCCCTTACTCAAGGCTGAATGGATGAAACCAGGGGCCTTTTATAGCCATATTGGTGGCTGGGAAGATGAATACGACGTCGCGTTACAATGCGATAAAATTGTCTGTGATGACTGGGATACGGTAACCCATCGCACTCAGACACTCAGTCGTATGTACAAAGAAGGCCTCCTGTCGCACAGCGATATTCATGCCGATTTACATGAGTTGGTCTCAAAGCAAAAACCTGGCCGAGAATCAGATGAAGAACGCACCTATTTTAATGCCGTGGGGCTGGCCTATGTAGATATCTCGCTTGCACAGGCAATGTTTAAACGTGCTGAATCAGCGCATATCGGCCTAAAGCTTGATTTACAGGAAACCATGCTCTTTGAACATCATAATATTATCAGCAAAATCAGACTATAA
- a CDS encoding (2Fe-2S)-binding protein: MFKQLPNSGIETVEVILNRQKVRVPLNTTVAAMALVQGLRVTRTTPVSGSPRAPFCMMGVCYECLMVIDGKANQRACATYVKQGMRVETQQGAGPVLGGTL; this comes from the coding sequence ATGTTTAAACAACTCCCGAATAGCGGCATTGAAACCGTTGAAGTTATTCTGAATCGCCAGAAAGTCAGGGTACCCCTAAATACAACAGTCGCTGCCATGGCACTAGTGCAGGGGTTACGTGTCACTCGAACAACACCCGTATCTGGTAGTCCTCGAGCGCCATTTTGTATGATGGGGGTCTGTTATGAATGTTTAATGGTCATAGATGGTAAAGCCAATCAACGAGCCTGTGCTACTTATGTTAAACAGGGTATGCGAGTCGAAACACAGCAAGGCGCAGGACCGGTATTAGGAGGTACTTTGTGA